TTCTTCACGTTCCCACAATACCATCAAGACCAGGTATTGAGAATAGGTTACACCAAGCACCTCAAGGTAGGGCTGGTACATCTTCGTAATTTCACGTGAACAAGCGTATATGGCAAAGCATAATTGATTATCCAGCTTCAAACTTTCATTCTGCATATATCTGTCTCACCTACCTATTGTGCATTCTATATTTCTTATAATTGAGGCTTACAACTGTTATAACCGCTATAATTCGCGAATTATAAGGAGCCCTTCATCTATCTTATCATAAATTAGAAAAAAAACAGAATAATTGAGCACAAATGATTTTACTTTTCTATTTAATAGTGATAAATTTAATTGTATAAAATATAATTTGAGACATAGATGATCAAAATCATATGACTACTTAACAAAAAACTATTGATTGTTGAAACAGCTCAACCAGCTTCTACATTCTTTTTTCCCAACAGCGCGACATTGATTCAGAACTGAACATTCTATACATCTGCTAGAAACTTCATGCGGTAACTGTAAACAATCCAGGAGTCAGGGAATGATATACAACAGCTATGACGATGACGGGTTGACGCCCTGATTTCTTTTATATAAAATGCTTGTTAGAAGCTGAGGAAGCACCTTAATTCGTAGACTGGCCCGTATTATGCGCGCCAAGGACGAAGTGAGGTGTTTCTTTTATTATGTACGGAAAACTGCATAGTGCCTGTTTATATGGAATTGACGGCGTTTTGATTGAAGTGGAAACAGATTTGTCGAATGGTCTACCCCAGACGTCTATTATCGGATTGCCGGATTCGGCTATTCGTGAAGCGGTTGAACGCGTTCGTGCCGCTATAAAAAACTGTGGCTATCAGTATCCGCTGCAGCGGATTACGATTAATCTGGCTCCTGCCGATTTGCGAAAGGAAGGATCTTCTTTCGATCTTGCCATTGCTATTGGTTTACTGACAACAAGTGGTCAGCTGGTACTTCCTGCACAGGAACGGACATTGGTGGTGGGTGAGCTGGCATTGGACGGTTCAGTGAGATCTGTGCCTGGTATTTTGTCCATGGTCGATTTGGCGAAACGGCAAGGCTTTACCTCTGTTCTTCTGCCCGCCGATAATCTGGAAGAGGCTTCGTTGATTCGGGGTATACGGGTATATGGCATTCGTCATTTGCAAGATATCGTACCTGAACAGGAAACGAATTCAAAGAACAAGGAAGGACGGCTACAGAATACCAGGCCTGTTGTTTTAAAAAATTACACCCATCTGTCTGCTCTGAATCCCAATGTCGGTGATATGGAGCGACGTGAGGGTCCAATGCGATCTCCGTCGTTGGACGATGATTATAGTGATGTTTTGGGACAGCATCATGTGAAGCGTGCACTCCTGATTGCCGCAGCAGGCATGCACAATATTTTGCTCGTCGGACCACCAGGAACAGGGAAAACCATGTTAATTAAACGACTGCCTACAATTCTCCCACCGTTGTCCGAAGACGAAGCGCTGGAAGTCACCAAAGTGTTAAGTGCTGCTGGCAAGCTTAAAGATACCTCGAATGGTCTCATCGCGGACAGACCCTTTCGCTCTCCACACCATACGATCTCCACTTCAGGTCTAATTGGAGGCGGCGGCATCCCCAAACCGGGCGAGGTAAGTCTTGCTCACCGGGGGATATTGTTTCTGGATGAGCTGCCTGAGTTTCAGCGGCAAGTCCTAGAAGTGTTAAGACAACCATTGGAGGATCGTAAAGTCACCATTAGCCGGGCAAGAGCTGCCTTCACATTTCCAGCACAATTTATGCTCGCCTGCTCTATGAATCCCTGTCCTTGCGGATATCTCTCTGCCCAATCGGAGGATCAGCGCTGTATATGCAGTCCTGCTCGTGTTGCCGCCTACCGTGCCAAAATCTCGGGACCTCTGCTAGATCGCATCGACCTTCAGGTCGAAGTTCCTCCCCCAGGCGAGTGGCGCAAGGCAGGCGCTTCTCCTTCATCTGCGGAAATGCAGTCCAAAGTCATTCATGCTCATCATATTCAGGCCGCACGATATGCGAATCGTTCTGTTCGCTGGAACAGCCAGCTATCAGGTACCCTTCTGCGTCGAACGATCCGTCTGCCTGAAGAAGCTGACCAACTGCTTCAGCGGACACTGCAAACACTGAATCTGAGCATGCGTGCACATGATCGAATTATTAAGATGGCCCAGACAATCGCAGACTTGGATCATGATGGCGTCATTTTGACAGCTCATGTGGCTGAGGCGATTCAGTATCGTCAACTGGATTTGAATTTATTTTGAGCGAGGGTCATCCAGGCAATAAAGGCTATTAGGGCAAGGCTATAAGGGGAAATACGTGCCTCACCTTTAAGCATCATGAAAGGTTCAAGCGAGATATCTGTAGATTTCAAATTCAAGGTTAAATATTTTCACAAATCAAATACCCCTGCATATATATCCTCTTTATAAAAGAAGAATGCATACGTGCAGGGGCTTGGCATATAACATCACGTTCGAAAGTATAGCGAACAAGATATCAATTATTCAAATATAGTCAGCTTGTCCTTGGCTGGTGTACGTTCTTTGGCAGAAGGAATAACCTCCGGATACCCCATGTAAACCATTCCGATAATTTTTTCTCCAGCCTGAATGCCAAGGGACTTCCGGAATTTGGGTCCATACAGGAAAGGCTTGGTTACCCAGAACGTTCCGATGTCTTCACTCCATGCAGCGAGTAGGAAGTTCTGTACCAATGCACTCACTGCAGCAAAATCTTCATCCCAAATATTCTGGCGCGGATCTTCTTCCATAACGACAAGCATGACGGAAGGGACCTGTTTGATATTGGCAGAGAACTTGTTATCCTCTCCCATCTCTGCATCAATAGCGTCTGCGAGCTTGTTCAGTCCATTTCCGCTAAACAATAAAAACCGCCACGGCTCACGCAATTTATGATTGGGTGCCCATACGGCTGTATCTAACAAATCAATAATCTGCTGTGTGGGAACAGCTTCTTTTTTAAACTTTTTGACGGTACGACGATTTTGAATGGCTTCTCTTACAACGTTACCCGTTTGAGTAGATTTACTCATGACCATGCCTCCCAGGTTATAAAAAATTATCCATGACCGCAGTTCAAGCCTGCGGTGTGAATCGACTCATTTATGAAAAATCAAACGGTGCAGCAAAACTGGATTACCCTCTTGATTATACACTGATCTGTTCATTGGATTCAAAGGAATGCGGATAACATTATTTCGTTCTGATTATTTCGGATGCAAAAAGGCGACTTCGACTCTTCCCCCACGGAGGGATTCTTAGAGTCAACGTCGCCTTTCTTCATTATAAATAGCTATTTAATCAATAAGGGTATGATCCTGCTCCTTCATATTTCCCATTCACAAAATCCATTTTGTTTATTTTTTCTTGGTTGCCGGCGATATCCGTGCTGAAATACTCCACTGTTTTGACATCAGGAGCATAAATTTTTATTGGTCCGGTAAACGTGATCCATTGCCCGCCATTGATTCTGTACTGGGTCATCTTCAAGCCAGATCCGTTAACTTCATCCGTTGCCTTTAACTTAAAATTAAAACCATTAATATATTGTTTTCCGTTAGATACCTCTGTTAGAGGAATTAAGGCATATTTGGTTATAGGCGCGGTTTTGTCC
Above is a window of Paenibacillus sp. E222 DNA encoding:
- a CDS encoding YifB family Mg chelatase-like AAA ATPase, with protein sequence MYGKLHSACLYGIDGVLIEVETDLSNGLPQTSIIGLPDSAIREAVERVRAAIKNCGYQYPLQRITINLAPADLRKEGSSFDLAIAIGLLTTSGQLVLPAQERTLVVGELALDGSVRSVPGILSMVDLAKRQGFTSVLLPADNLEEASLIRGIRVYGIRHLQDIVPEQETNSKNKEGRLQNTRPVVLKNYTHLSALNPNVGDMERREGPMRSPSLDDDYSDVLGQHHVKRALLIAAAGMHNILLVGPPGTGKTMLIKRLPTILPPLSEDEALEVTKVLSAAGKLKDTSNGLIADRPFRSPHHTISTSGLIGGGGIPKPGEVSLAHRGILFLDELPEFQRQVLEVLRQPLEDRKVTISRARAAFTFPAQFMLACSMNPCPCGYLSAQSEDQRCICSPARVAAYRAKISGPLLDRIDLQVEVPPPGEWRKAGASPSSAEMQSKVIHAHHIQAARYANRSVRWNSQLSGTLLRRTIRLPEEADQLLQRTLQTLNLSMRAHDRIIKMAQTIADLDHDGVILTAHVAEAIQYRQLDLNLF
- a CDS encoding nitroreductase; the encoded protein is MSKSTQTGNVVREAIQNRRTVKKFKKEAVPTQQIIDLLDTAVWAPNHKLREPWRFLLFSGNGLNKLADAIDAEMGEDNKFSANIKQVPSVMLVVMEEDPRQNIWDEDFAAVSALVQNFLLAAWSEDIGTFWVTKPFLYGPKFRKSLGIQAGEKIIGMVYMGYPEVIPSAKERTPAKDKLTIFE